Proteins from a single region of Stigmatella erecta:
- a CDS encoding heme oxygenase (biliverdin-producing), translating to MSATALLRIPTAFTSGAETPSAPVREAEPPRLPLSKRLEEGTAAPRREAEQTLFMKGLFRGAWGTGVYGQFVRGRHYITYLQCLLEVYEALEEALESQRTHAAVGGFVFPELWRSHAIQEDLTCFLGEDWRDTPRPLHLTTPHVTRIQELVEEAPHLLVAHAYVRYTRDILSGPMLGNMVSRAFDLTDGEGIALYQSVGPSSLEIFQRRVSRNMDALNLSDDQMREVVQEARLAFRLEIQLSDALSRGALGLRSPDLGR from the coding sequence ATGTCCGCCACCGCCCTGCTGCGAATCCCCACCGCGTTCACCTCGGGGGCTGAGACCCCCAGCGCCCCGGTCCGGGAGGCAGAGCCGCCCCGGCTGCCCTTGTCCAAGCGCCTGGAGGAGGGGACGGCGGCGCCCCGCCGGGAAGCCGAGCAGACGCTGTTCATGAAGGGGCTGTTCCGGGGGGCGTGGGGCACGGGCGTGTACGGCCAGTTCGTCCGCGGCCGTCACTACATCACCTACCTCCAGTGCCTGCTGGAGGTGTACGAGGCGCTGGAAGAGGCGCTGGAGTCCCAGCGCACGCACGCGGCGGTGGGCGGCTTCGTCTTCCCCGAGCTGTGGCGCTCTCACGCTATCCAGGAGGACCTGACGTGCTTCCTGGGCGAGGACTGGCGGGACACGCCCCGGCCGCTGCACCTGACCACCCCCCACGTGACGCGCATCCAGGAACTGGTGGAGGAGGCGCCGCACCTGCTCGTGGCGCATGCCTACGTGCGCTACACCCGCGACATCCTGTCGGGGCCCATGCTGGGCAACATGGTGTCGCGGGCGTTCGATCTCACGGACGGGGAGGGGATTGCCCTCTACCAGTCGGTGGGCCCCAGCTCGCTGGAGATCTTCCAGCGCCGGGTGAGCCGGAACATGGACGCGCTCAACCTCTCCGACGACCAGATGCGCGAGGTGGTCCAGGAAGCGCGGCTTGCCTTCCGGCTGGAGATCCAACTCTCCGACGCGCTGTCGAGGGGGGCCCTCGGCCTGAGGAGCCCCGATCTGGGCCGGTAG
- a CDS encoding PQQ-dependent sugar dehydrogenase: MNGMRALGVAGLLGGVVLGGCTPKPSRPPDQVAARTGTVELPAPYATDSVRQFSKVLGWPEDKSPVAEGFTVKRFATGLVNPRNLYVAPNGDVLVAEANTEIHGVKKLGAKLIGYAASSRIEPSANRITLLRDADHDGVPETRSVFVSGLNQPFGMLVLGDFFYVANTDALWRYPYQPGDTTLTGQGQKILDLPAGGYNNHWTRNLLAHPDGTKLYVTVGSGSNVGEHGLANELRRANVLEVNPDGTGERIYASGLRNPVGLRFAPGTRVLWTTVNERDELGDELVPDYLTHLEDGAFYGWPFSYWGTLVDPQVKEPAPAHAKDARVPDVPLGAHTASLGLAFNEGTLFPERFREGAFIGQHGSWNRSKLAGYQVVFVPFSNGQPTAPPEPFLTGFIKDEARREVYGRPVGVTFLPDGSLLVADDAGNTVWRVSR; encoded by the coding sequence ATGAACGGAATGCGTGCGTTGGGAGTCGCGGGGCTGCTGGGGGGCGTGGTGCTGGGGGGATGCACCCCAAAGCCCTCCAGGCCTCCGGATCAGGTGGCGGCGCGGACGGGGACGGTGGAGCTACCGGCGCCGTACGCCACGGACTCGGTGCGCCAGTTCAGCAAGGTGCTGGGCTGGCCCGAAGACAAGAGCCCCGTGGCCGAGGGCTTCACGGTGAAGCGCTTCGCCACCGGCCTGGTCAACCCGCGCAACCTCTACGTCGCGCCCAATGGCGATGTCCTGGTGGCCGAGGCCAACACCGAGATTCACGGCGTGAAGAAGCTGGGCGCGAAGCTGATTGGCTACGCCGCCTCCTCCCGCATCGAGCCCAGCGCCAACCGCATCACGCTGCTGCGCGACGCGGACCACGACGGCGTGCCGGAGACGCGCTCGGTGTTCGTGTCGGGGCTGAACCAGCCCTTCGGCATGCTGGTGCTGGGGGACTTCTTCTACGTGGCCAACACGGATGCGCTCTGGCGCTACCCGTACCAGCCCGGGGACACCACCCTCACCGGCCAGGGGCAGAAGATTCTCGACTTGCCCGCCGGTGGCTACAACAACCACTGGACGCGCAACCTCCTGGCCCACCCGGACGGCACGAAGCTCTACGTGACGGTGGGCTCGGGCAGCAACGTGGGGGAGCACGGCCTCGCCAACGAGCTCCGTCGCGCCAACGTGCTGGAGGTGAATCCGGATGGCACGGGGGAGCGCATCTACGCGAGCGGCCTGCGCAACCCGGTGGGCCTTCGCTTCGCCCCGGGCACGCGCGTGCTCTGGACCACGGTGAACGAGCGGGACGAGCTGGGCGATGAGCTGGTGCCCGATTACCTCACCCACCTGGAAGACGGTGCCTTCTACGGCTGGCCCTTCAGCTACTGGGGCACCCTCGTGGATCCACAGGTGAAGGAGCCAGCCCCCGCGCATGCGAAGGACGCCCGGGTGCCGGATGTGCCGCTGGGCGCGCACACCGCCAGCCTGGGGCTCGCCTTCAACGAAGGAACGCTGTTTCCCGAGCGCTTCCGCGAGGGGGCCTTCATTGGCCAGCACGGCTCCTGGAACCGCTCGAAGCTGGCCGGGTACCAGGTGGTCTTCGTGCCATTCTCCAACGGTCAGCCCACCGCGCCGCCCGAGCCGTTCCTCACGGGCTTCATCAAGGACGAGGCCCGGCGCGAAGTGTACGGCCGGCCGGTAGGAGTGACCTTCCTGCCGGATGGGTCACTCCTGGTGGCCGACGATGCGGGCAACACCGTATGGAGGGTGAGCCGGTAG
- a CDS encoding LysR family substrate-binding domain-containing protein: protein MAKTLKAFRQRVPDIELLLHELHPHDQLEALLEGRIQAGFITAPGQRLPPELTAVKVGSWPLRVAMPAGHPLAQRDRVSPSLLREEPFIDYAGSKDEQGLPALQRIMGFAPPIRYRGTSIMAVISLVAAGLGAALVPSSIATLHLDDNVVFLPLTGVTEMMEMIVAYRRDERAPAVRAFCEIVSGTARA, encoded by the coding sequence CTGGCCAAGACGCTCAAGGCGTTCCGGCAACGCGTGCCGGACATCGAGCTGCTCCTCCACGAGCTGCACCCCCATGACCAGCTCGAGGCCCTGCTGGAAGGGCGCATCCAGGCGGGGTTCATCACCGCCCCCGGCCAGCGCCTTCCCCCGGAGCTGACCGCCGTGAAGGTCGGATCCTGGCCCCTGCGGGTGGCCATGCCCGCGGGCCACCCGCTCGCCCAGCGGGACCGGGTCTCCCCCAGCCTGCTGCGCGAGGAGCCCTTCATCGACTACGCCGGCTCCAAGGACGAGCAGGGGCTTCCCGCGCTGCAGCGCATCATGGGCTTCGCCCCCCCCATCCGCTACCGCGGCACCAGCATCATGGCGGTCATCAGCCTGGTGGCCGCAGGGCTCGGGGCCGCCCTGGTCCCGTCCTCCATCGCCACCCTCCACCTGGATGACAACGTTGTCTTTCTGCCGCTCACCGGCGTCACCGAAATGATGGAAATGATTGTCGCGTACCGGCGCGACGAGCGGGCTCCCGCCGTCCGGGCCTTTTGTGAAATCGTTTCCGGCACCGCACGGGCTTGA
- a CDS encoding DUF1348 family protein gives MNRPPLPPFTAETATLKARLAEDAWNSRDPARVAQAYTPDSRWRNRAEFFQGREAIQAFLARKWQRELGYRLIKEVWAFTENRIAVRFVYEWHDDSHHWMRSHGNEQWEFDEHGLMRRREASINDVRITEGERLFHWPQGPRPQEHPGLSELGL, from the coding sequence ATGAATCGTCCTCCCCTGCCCCCCTTCACCGCCGAGACCGCAACCCTCAAGGCGCGTCTCGCGGAAGATGCCTGGAACAGCCGCGATCCTGCCCGGGTCGCACAGGCCTATACCCCCGACAGCCGCTGGAGGAACCGCGCGGAGTTCTTCCAGGGCCGCGAGGCTATCCAGGCCTTCCTCGCTCGAAAGTGGCAGCGCGAACTCGGCTACCGCCTCATCAAGGAGGTCTGGGCCTTCACGGAGAACCGGATCGCGGTGCGCTTCGTCTACGAGTGGCACGACGACAGCCACCACTGGATGCGCTCCCATGGCAACGAGCAGTGGGAGTTCGACGAACACGGCCTCATGCGCCGGCGCGAGGCGAGCATCAACGATGTTCGCATCACGGAAGGCGAACGGCTGTTCCACTGGCCGCAGGGGCCCCGGCCCCAGGAGCACCCCGGGCTGAGCGAGCTCGGGCTCTGA
- a CDS encoding biotin carboxylase, with protein sequence MSTFEHLASLDGGQPVAVLYQVLPPPLRDGLRKPMKPGGYADSGADIAYVLRQRGVPVLTPRAQPDVNTHLDWVFAEDAAGIAAARAQGARLLWANTVLFQGHPVERAMRDTWIVGQLPRLTEIFDDKWVTNETLRRAGCRVAASLLVSATPRAGALALDRLGEQDLTARGLRFPLVLKPVRGRGSQGVVRVEDFPGLLQAAHGLFAARVDGAPEVPLYGDTAIVEQFLPGEELTLTVMPPGHYLLQGKEVHQPRHWALPPVRRFNHHDGVAPYNGIVAVVNNSEALEAPRQAEPAVQALIQDCIRAAELVGARAPIRIDCRGDGQGQFELFDLNMKPNMTGAGRPGREQQDSLTCLAARAIGWSFGDLLLNMLRQAWRSPLG encoded by the coding sequence ATGAGCACCTTTGAACATCTGGCCTCCCTGGACGGCGGGCAGCCTGTCGCCGTTCTCTATCAAGTGCTCCCTCCCCCGCTGAGGGACGGGCTCCGCAAGCCCATGAAGCCGGGCGGCTACGCCGACAGCGGGGCCGACATCGCCTATGTGCTGCGCCAGCGGGGCGTGCCCGTGCTCACGCCCCGGGCCCAACCCGACGTGAACACGCACCTGGACTGGGTCTTCGCCGAGGATGCAGCGGGGATCGCCGCCGCCCGCGCCCAGGGCGCGCGGCTGCTCTGGGCCAACACGGTGCTCTTTCAGGGCCACCCCGTGGAGCGCGCCATGCGCGACACGTGGATCGTCGGCCAGCTTCCCCGCCTCACGGAGATCTTCGACGACAAGTGGGTCACCAATGAGACCCTGCGCCGGGCCGGATGCCGTGTGGCCGCTTCGCTGTTGGTGAGCGCCACGCCCCGTGCCGGGGCCCTTGCCCTGGACCGGCTGGGCGAGCAGGACCTGACCGCCCGCGGGCTGCGCTTTCCGCTCGTCCTCAAGCCCGTCCGGGGGCGTGGCAGCCAGGGCGTTGTGCGGGTCGAGGACTTCCCCGGCCTGCTTCAGGCGGCCCATGGGCTGTTCGCCGCCCGGGTGGACGGGGCCCCCGAGGTTCCCCTGTACGGCGACACCGCCATCGTCGAGCAGTTCCTCCCGGGAGAGGAGCTCACCCTGACCGTCATGCCCCCGGGCCACTACCTCCTTCAGGGGAAGGAGGTTCACCAGCCCCGGCACTGGGCCTTGCCGCCCGTCCGCCGCTTCAACCACCACGACGGCGTGGCCCCCTACAACGGCATCGTCGCCGTGGTGAACAACAGCGAGGCGCTGGAGGCCCCCCGGCAAGCGGAGCCGGCGGTGCAGGCGCTGATCCAGGATTGCATCCGCGCGGCGGAGCTGGTGGGCGCGCGGGCGCCGATCCGCATCGATTGCCGGGGGGATGGGCAGGGACAGTTCGAGCTCTTCGATCTGAACATGAAGCCGAACATGACCGGGGCGGGACGGCCCGGGCGCGAACAGCAGGACAGCCTCACGTGTCTCGCGGCCCGCGCCATCGGCTGGTCATTCGGGGACTTGCTCCTCAACATGCTGAGGCAGGCCTGGCGAAGCCCCCTGGGGTGA
- a CDS encoding fibronectin type III domain-containing protein, translated as MNKRLSSTLSALTAAAGLCAFPPGTAGAATPISQANTTIFGPRVYVFDPDMAAADINGVANTVFTKQESNQFGTDRYALFFKPGAYNVTFNVGFYTHVAGLGQNPDDVNINGGVNVNAKWMPAANSTCNFWRTFENFAVTPSNGITRIAVSQAAPLRRLHVKGELDLFEFDENWNAGWASGGFLADSLVDGAVVPASQQQWLSRNSKWASWSNAVWNMVFVGSVNTPSGATFPEPPYTVIDRTPIIREKPYLYTSGGQYYVFVPALQTNTQGISWANGPTPGQSLPISQFHIARPETDTAASLNTALSQGKHIVFTPGVYQLNDTLRVNNANTILLGLGVPSLTPTTGKPVIAVADVPGVKIAGLILEAGAVNSPSILEVGPTGSSADHSANPTFLYDLTVRTGGSWVGRNDVGIKINSNHVVGDQLWLWRADHGEGAEWTTNPTKNGLVVNGRNVTIYGLFNEHHNEYQTLWNGNGGRVYFYQSEIPYDIPSQAAWMNGSSNGYASYKVANSVTSHEAWGVGVYSYFRDAPVKLSTAIEVPNVTGVKIHHMTTIWLNGVAGSEITSVINGTGGRVYGSTPATAMRQTVSEFAGTGNPVVDTQAPTTPANLSATASSSSQINLTWSPSSDNVGVTGYTIYRGGTAVGTSGSASYSDTGLAASTAYSYTVRARDAAGNTSAASNTASATTQAGSTNPGAEYTTGAVNVNSTQALLWFKTSGFTASYVILHYSYPGLGQQNLNATYNSGTGRWEYTVPNLSAGKVLTYSFTYNKSGAQYDTPSYTWTKP; from the coding sequence ATGAATAAACGTTTGTCGTCCACTCTTTCCGCGCTGACCGCGGCCGCGGGCCTGTGTGCCTTCCCGCCGGGGACGGCCGGAGCCGCGACGCCGATCTCCCAGGCGAACACCACCATCTTCGGCCCCCGCGTCTACGTCTTCGATCCCGACATGGCGGCGGCGGACATCAACGGTGTGGCCAACACCGTGTTCACCAAGCAGGAGTCCAACCAGTTCGGCACGGACCGGTACGCCCTGTTCTTCAAGCCGGGCGCCTACAACGTCACCTTCAACGTGGGCTTCTACACGCACGTCGCCGGTCTGGGGCAGAACCCCGACGACGTGAACATCAACGGCGGGGTGAACGTCAACGCCAAGTGGATGCCCGCCGCCAACTCGACCTGCAACTTCTGGCGGACGTTCGAGAACTTCGCCGTCACCCCCTCCAACGGCATCACCCGCATCGCCGTGTCCCAGGCCGCCCCGCTGCGGCGCCTGCACGTCAAGGGTGAGCTGGACCTGTTCGAGTTCGACGAGAACTGGAACGCCGGCTGGGCCAGCGGCGGCTTCCTCGCGGACTCGCTCGTGGACGGCGCCGTCGTGCCCGCCTCGCAGCAGCAGTGGCTCTCGCGCAACAGCAAGTGGGCCAGCTGGTCCAACGCCGTGTGGAACATGGTGTTCGTGGGCAGCGTGAACACGCCCTCCGGCGCCACCTTCCCGGAGCCGCCCTACACGGTCATCGACCGGACGCCCATCATCCGCGAGAAGCCCTACCTCTATACGAGCGGCGGCCAGTACTACGTCTTCGTCCCGGCGCTGCAGACGAACACCCAGGGCATCAGCTGGGCCAACGGCCCCACGCCGGGCCAGTCCCTGCCCATCTCCCAGTTCCACATCGCCCGCCCGGAGACGGACACCGCCGCCAGCCTCAACACCGCGCTGTCCCAGGGTAAGCACATCGTGTTCACCCCGGGCGTGTACCAGCTCAACGACACCCTGCGCGTCAACAACGCCAACACCATCCTCCTGGGCCTGGGCGTCCCGTCGCTGACCCCGACGACCGGCAAGCCGGTCATCGCGGTCGCCGACGTGCCCGGCGTGAAGATCGCCGGCCTCATCCTCGAGGCGGGCGCGGTCAACTCCCCGAGCATCCTGGAAGTCGGCCCCACGGGCAGCTCGGCCGACCACTCGGCCAACCCCACCTTCCTCTATGACTTGACGGTCCGCACCGGCGGCTCGTGGGTGGGCCGCAACGACGTGGGCATCAAGATCAACAGCAACCACGTGGTGGGTGACCAGCTCTGGCTGTGGCGCGCGGATCACGGCGAGGGCGCCGAGTGGACCACCAACCCCACGAAGAACGGCCTGGTCGTCAACGGCCGGAACGTCACCATCTACGGCCTCTTCAACGAGCACCACAACGAGTACCAGACGCTGTGGAACGGCAACGGCGGCCGCGTCTACTTCTACCAGTCGGAGATCCCCTACGACATCCCCAGCCAGGCCGCCTGGATGAACGGCTCGTCCAACGGCTACGCCTCGTACAAGGTGGCCAACAGCGTCACCAGCCATGAGGCGTGGGGCGTGGGCGTGTACTCGTACTTCCGCGACGCGCCCGTGAAGCTGAGCACGGCCATCGAGGTGCCCAACGTCACGGGCGTGAAGATCCACCACATGACGACCATCTGGCTGAACGGCGTGGCCGGCAGTGAAATCACCTCCGTCATCAACGGCACGGGCGGCCGCGTCTACGGCAGCACCCCCGCCACCGCCATGCGGCAGACCGTCTCCGAGTTCGCGGGCACCGGCAACCCGGTGGTGGACACCCAGGCGCCCACCACCCCGGCGAACCTGTCCGCCACGGCCTCCTCCAGCAGCCAGATCAACCTCACCTGGAGCCCCTCGTCGGACAACGTGGGCGTGACGGGCTACACCATCTACCGCGGCGGCACGGCGGTGGGCACCTCCGGCTCGGCGTCGTACAGCGACACGGGGCTGGCGGCCTCCACGGCCTACAGCTACACGGTCCGGGCGCGGGATGCGGCCGGGAACACCTCGGCGGCCAGCAACACCGCCAGCGCCACCACGCAGGCGGGCAGCACTAACCCCGGCGCCGAGTACACCACCGGCGCGGTCAACGTGAACTCCACCCAGGCGCTCCTGTGGTTCAAGACCTCGGGCTTCACGGCCAGCTACGTCATCCTGCACTACAGCTACCCGGGCCTCGGCCAGCAGAACCTCAACGCGACGTACAACAGCGGCACGGGCCGCTGGGAGTACACCGTGCCCAACCTGAGCGCGGGCAAGGTGCTCACGTACTCGTTCACCTACAACAAGAGCGGCGCGCAGTACGACACCCCCAGCTACACCTGGACCAAGCCCTGA
- a CDS encoding J domain-containing protein — protein MVDLYRVLGVAATADARDIRSAYLRLVQQYHPDRDPRPESTERFLQLQAAYEELGDPEKRQRYDARRPGFSVPTSPQRRSSEASRDAAPRPTAHGPWARVSVKVRIH, from the coding sequence ATGGTGGACCTCTATAGGGTGCTTGGGGTGGCGGCGACGGCGGACGCGAGGGACATCCGGAGCGCCTACTTACGCCTCGTGCAACAGTATCACCCCGACCGGGACCCAAGGCCGGAGTCCACGGAGCGCTTCCTCCAGCTCCAGGCCGCCTACGAAGAGCTGGGGGACCCGGAAAAGCGCCAGCGCTACGACGCCCGGCGTCCGGGTTTCTCGGTGCCCACCTCACCGCAGCGGCGTTCCTCCGAGGCTTCCCGGGACGCAGCGCCAAGGCCCACGGCGCACGGCCCCTGGGCCCGCGTGAGCGTGAAGGTGCGGATCCACTGA
- the mltG gene encoding endolytic transglycosylase MltG: MKKLLIVVLGLAVLGVAAVAGAYLWAERGTKTPKLASGAPEVVFVVKKGTTARALGPELQAQGFIDDPRLWRYHLWRRGGLALKAGRFKLRASMPIVEIANVLESPPLPEDIPFVMIEGWRLRDTDEALTAKGLIKAGEYIAAASRPARFQASFPLPTRTLEGYLYPETYGVVPEGFNVHDFIQRQLNTFGVRFYDVHKTEIESGKRSLHDIVVMASMLEREEPLPEQRPLVAGILWKRIDKGFPLGVDATSRYELVEWNDRKEFLKKLRDNTDSWNTRTRPGLPPGPIGAPTVDSLLAALRPQASEYWYYLHDAQRKLRPSRNAQEHEELRAKYNVY, from the coding sequence ATGAAGAAGCTCCTCATCGTGGTTCTTGGGCTCGCCGTCCTGGGGGTTGCCGCCGTCGCGGGTGCGTACCTGTGGGCGGAGCGTGGGACGAAGACGCCGAAGCTCGCCAGCGGCGCGCCCGAGGTCGTCTTCGTGGTGAAGAAAGGGACGACGGCCCGGGCGCTGGGGCCGGAGCTCCAGGCGCAGGGCTTCATCGATGATCCGCGGCTGTGGCGCTACCACCTGTGGCGGCGCGGGGGCCTGGCGCTGAAGGCCGGCCGCTTCAAGCTCCGCGCCTCCATGCCCATCGTGGAGATCGCCAACGTGCTGGAGAGCCCCCCGCTGCCCGAGGACATCCCGTTCGTCATGATCGAGGGGTGGCGGCTGCGGGACACCGACGAGGCGCTCACCGCCAAGGGGCTCATCAAGGCGGGCGAGTACATCGCCGCGGCGAGCCGCCCCGCTCGCTTCCAGGCCTCGTTCCCGCTGCCCACGCGCACCCTGGAGGGCTACCTCTACCCGGAGACGTATGGGGTGGTGCCCGAGGGGTTCAACGTGCACGACTTCATCCAGCGGCAGCTCAACACCTTCGGGGTGCGCTTCTATGACGTGCACAAGACCGAGATCGAATCGGGCAAGCGCAGCCTGCACGACATCGTCGTGATGGCCTCCATGCTGGAGCGCGAGGAGCCCCTGCCGGAGCAGCGGCCCCTGGTGGCGGGGATTCTCTGGAAGCGCATCGACAAGGGCTTTCCCCTGGGCGTCGATGCCACGAGCCGCTACGAGCTCGTGGAGTGGAACGATCGCAAGGAGTTCCTGAAGAAGCTGCGCGACAACACGGACTCCTGGAACACCCGCACCCGCCCCGGGCTGCCGCCGGGCCCCATCGGCGCGCCCACCGTGGACTCGCTCCTCGCGGCGCTCCGCCCCCAGGCCAGCGAGTACTGGTACTACCTGCACGACGCGCAGCGGAAGCTGCGCCCCTCGCGCAATGCCCAGGAGCACGAGGAGCTGCGGGCCAAGTACAACGTCTACTAG
- a CDS encoding response regulator: MSHIDFETLFKHSPNPYMVLDRAFRYVTANEAYLRLTASRLEDLRGRDIFEAFPHDPENRDNQNARQLRDSFVRVLTQRVPDFLAVILYRVPQEVDGRTVIEERYWSATHTPLFDAAGEVAYILQHTTDITELQQLKQAVKASQEPRSTQMEANVLLRAQAVQEANRMLEQDRRHLLRLFEQAPGFMAFLRGHLHVFEMANAAYLQVVGHRDITGKTVRDALPELTGQGYYELLDRVFTTGEPFVGRAMELHVQRHPGAPLEQAWVDFVYQPIRDADGTVSGIFVQGHDVTAQRRAQDELRKYREHLEELVTERTRELEQSEAERQKTEAALRQAQKMEAVGKLTGGVAHDFNNLLQVISGNLQLLYRDVTGNERAQRRVQTAIGAVDRGARLASQLLAFARRQPLEPKVLHLGRLVRSMDELLRRALGESIQLETVIGGGLWNTLVDPNQLENVLLNLAINARDAMNGEGKLTIEAGNAMLDDHYALRHPDVTPGQYVVLAVSDTGCGMSPEVLERAFEPFFTTKTEGRGTGLGLSMVYGFVKQTGGHIKIYSEVGHGTTIRIYLPRTLQAEVSLPEIVTGPIEGGSETILVVEDDAEVRTTVVELLAELGYRVLKANDGQMALAVLQSGMPIDLVFTDVVMPGPVRSPELARQAKALFPNIQVLFTSGYTENAIVHGGRLDPGVSLLSKPYRKEDLARKLRQMFRQPPLVAPPTAAAAPQAKASHRVLLVEDDEAIRSSALELLDVLGHRVLAVESAEQAREMLASDHFDILFTDVSLPGQSGVELAREAVHRAPGLKVIIASGYGMSLTPEQGAAMGHAVLLPKPYDLAGIGRALAQLDGGEAPAAG, translated from the coding sequence ATGTCCCACATCGACTTCGAGACGCTCTTCAAACACTCCCCCAATCCGTACATGGTGCTGGACCGCGCGTTCCGGTACGTCACGGCCAACGAGGCCTATCTGCGGCTCACCGCGAGCCGCCTCGAAGATCTGCGGGGCCGCGATATCTTCGAGGCCTTCCCGCACGATCCCGAAAACCGCGACAACCAGAACGCTCGGCAGCTTCGAGATTCCTTTGTCCGCGTCTTGACCCAGCGGGTTCCGGACTTCCTGGCGGTGATCCTCTACCGGGTGCCCCAGGAGGTAGATGGCAGGACGGTCATCGAGGAGCGCTACTGGAGCGCGACCCACACCCCGCTGTTCGATGCCGCGGGAGAGGTGGCCTACATCCTCCAGCACACCACGGACATCACGGAGCTCCAGCAGCTCAAGCAGGCCGTCAAGGCCTCGCAGGAGCCCCGCTCGACGCAGATGGAGGCCAACGTCCTGCTCCGGGCGCAGGCTGTCCAAGAAGCCAACCGGATGCTGGAGCAGGATCGCCGCCACCTGCTCCGGCTGTTCGAGCAAGCCCCTGGCTTCATGGCGTTCCTGCGGGGACACCTTCACGTCTTCGAGATGGCGAACGCCGCGTACCTGCAGGTGGTCGGCCACCGGGACATCACCGGGAAGACCGTCCGGGACGCGCTGCCCGAGCTCACGGGACAGGGCTACTACGAGCTGCTCGACCGGGTGTTCACCACGGGAGAGCCCTTCGTCGGCCGGGCCATGGAGCTGCACGTGCAGCGGCACCCCGGCGCTCCCCTGGAGCAGGCGTGGGTGGATTTCGTGTACCAGCCCATCCGCGACGCCGACGGGACGGTCTCGGGGATCTTCGTCCAGGGCCACGACGTCACCGCGCAGCGGCGCGCCCAGGATGAGCTGCGCAAGTACCGCGAGCACCTCGAAGAGCTGGTCACGGAGCGCACCCGCGAGCTGGAGCAGAGCGAGGCGGAGCGGCAGAAGACCGAGGCCGCGCTGCGCCAGGCCCAGAAGATGGAGGCCGTCGGCAAGCTCACCGGCGGGGTGGCCCACGACTTCAACAACCTGCTCCAGGTCATCAGCGGCAACCTCCAGCTCCTGTACCGGGATGTGACGGGCAACGAGCGGGCCCAGCGGCGCGTGCAGACCGCCATCGGCGCGGTGGACCGGGGCGCCCGGCTGGCCTCCCAGTTGCTCGCCTTCGCGCGGCGGCAGCCCCTCGAACCGAAGGTGCTGCACCTGGGCCGGTTGGTGCGCAGCATGGACGAGCTGCTGCGGCGCGCGCTCGGCGAGAGCATCCAGCTGGAGACGGTCATCGGCGGCGGGCTCTGGAACACCCTGGTGGATCCCAACCAGCTCGAGAACGTCCTCTTGAACCTGGCCATCAACGCCCGGGATGCCATGAACGGGGAGGGCAAGCTCACCATCGAGGCGGGCAACGCCATGCTGGATGACCACTACGCCCTGCGGCATCCGGATGTGACGCCGGGCCAGTACGTGGTCCTGGCCGTCTCGGACACGGGCTGTGGCATGTCCCCCGAGGTCCTGGAGCGGGCCTTCGAGCCCTTCTTCACCACCAAGACGGAGGGGCGCGGCACGGGGCTCGGGCTGAGCATGGTGTACGGCTTCGTCAAGCAGACCGGGGGCCACATCAAGATCTACAGCGAGGTCGGCCACGGGACGACGATCCGCATCTACCTGCCGCGCACGCTCCAGGCCGAGGTGAGCCTCCCGGAGATCGTCACCGGCCCCATCGAGGGCGGCTCCGAGACGATCCTCGTGGTCGAGGACGACGCCGAGGTGCGCACCACCGTGGTGGAGCTCCTGGCGGAGCTGGGCTACCGCGTGCTCAAGGCCAACGATGGCCAGATGGCGCTGGCGGTCCTCCAGAGCGGGATGCCCATCGATCTGGTGTTCACGGACGTGGTCATGCCCGGCCCGGTGCGCAGCCCCGAGCTGGCCCGGCAGGCCAAGGCGCTCTTCCCGAACATCCAGGTGCTCTTCACCTCGGGCTACACGGAGAACGCCATCGTCCACGGCGGACGGCTGGACCCGGGCGTCAGCCTGCTGAGCAAGCCCTACCGCAAGGAGGATCTCGCCCGGAAGCTGCGCCAGATGTTCCGCCAGCCCCCGCTGGTGGCTCCCCCCACGGCCGCCGCCGCCCCTCAGGCGAAGGCGTCCCACCGCGTGCTGCTCGTGGAGGATGACGAGGCCATCCGGTCCTCCGCGCTGGAGCTGCTGGATGTGCTGGGGCACCGCGTGCTGGCCGTCGAGAGCGCGGAGCAAGCGCGCGAGATGCTTGCCTCGGACCACTTCGACATCCTGTTCACGGATGTGAGCCTGCCGGGCCAGTCCGGCGTGGAGCTGGCCCGCGAGGCGGTTCACCGCGCCCCGGGCCTGAAGGTCATCATCGCCTCGGGGTACGGCATGTCCCTGACGCCCGAGCAGGGGGCTGCGATGGGCCACGCCGTGCTGCTGCCCAAGCCGTACGATCTGGCCGGGATTGGCCGGGCGCTGGCGCAGCTCGACGGCGGGGAGGCCCCGGCGGCGGGCTAG